In one window of Solanum pennellii chromosome 2, SPENNV200 DNA:
- the LOC107010961 gene encoding deoxynucleoside triphosphate triphosphohydrolase SAMHD1 homolog translates to MGAFSNEELSFSSNFDFASSQDLRFSKQIHDNVHGNIYIDPLYLKFIDTEQFQRLRDLKQLGVTHMVYPGAVHSRFEHSLGVYWLANEAVHKLKTHQGMELGIDHFDIQTVKLAGLLHDIGHGPFSHLFEREFLPQVCNGLDWSHEQMSVDMIDHIVDERRIDIDSGTIKRVKEMILASSKFTLTKSSREKQFLYDIVANGRNGVDVDKFDYIVRDSRACAVGCNFQFERLMETMRVLGDEICYRAKDYLTIHKLFATRADLHRTVYTHAKVKAIELMIVDALVKANDYLHISSHIEHPSQYWKLDDTILKTIETAPDPELKESRDLILRVRRRDLYQFCNEYAVPRDKIEHFKDVTAHDIVCSQKSSSETLNEEDVAVTNVRIDLTRGRHNPLESIHFFKDYESEEKFSIPDDRISHLLPSSYQDMIVRVYSKKPHLVEAISDAFENFQLKTYGIKAQVHATPEKKKRRV, encoded by the exons ATGGGAGCTTTTTCAAATGAAGAACTCAGTTTCTCTTCCAATTTCGACTTCGCTTCCTCTCAAGATCTCAGATTCTCTAAGCAAATCCATGACAACGTTCACGGCAACATCTACATCGACCCG CTCTACTTGAAGTTCATTGACACAGAACAATTTCAAAG GCTTCGTGATCTTAAACAACTAG GTGTGACACACATGGTCTATCCAGGAGCAGTGCATTCTAGATTTGAGCATTCCCTTGGAGTGTATTGGCTTGCCAATGAAGCTGTCCATAAGCTTAAAACCCACCAA GGTATGGAGCTTGGAATTGATCACTTTGATATACAAACAGTGAAACTTGCAG GTCTTCTACATGATATTGGACATGGACCTTTTAGCCACTTGTTTGAACGCGAGTTTCTTCCTCAAGTTTGCAATGGATTGGACTG GTCTCATGAGCAAATGTCTGTGGACATGATTGATCACATTGTTGATGAGCGTCGTATTGATATTGATTCTGGAACCATTAAAAGGGTCAAG GAAATGATACTTGCTAGTTCCAAGTTTACGTTGACAAAA AGCTCAAGGGAGAAGCAGTTCTTATATGATATTGTGGCTAATGGTCGAAATGGAGTCGATGTTGACAA GTTTGATTACATTGTCCGAGATAGCCGTGCGTGTGCAGTAGGATGCAATTTTCAATTTGAGAG GTTGATGGAAACTATGAGAGTATTGGGAGATGAGATATGTTATCGAGCCAAAGATT ATTTAACCATCCACAAGTTATTTGCCACACGAGCTGATCTACACAGAACTGTTTATACTCACGCTAAAGTGAAG GCAATAGAGCTTATGATTGTAGATGCACTAGTGAAAGCAAATGATTATCTACACATATCATCACATATAGAGCATCCTTCTCAATACTGGAAG TTAGATGACACCATTTTAAAAACCATCGAGACTGCTCCAGACCCGGAACTGAAGGAATCTAGGGATTTGATTCTTCGTGTTCGAAGGAGAGATTTGTACCAG TTCTGTAATGAGTATGCTGTCCCAAGAGACAAAATAGAGCATTTCAAGGATGTCACGGCACATGATATTGTCTGTTCGCAG AAAAGTAGCAGTGAGACACTTAATGAAGAGGATGTTGCTGTGACCAATGTCAGGATAGATCTGACACGCGGGAGGCATAATCCGCTTGAAAG TATCCATTTTTTCAAG GATTATGAAAGTGAGGAGAAGTTCTCTATACCTGATGATCGCATCAGCCACTTGCTGCCATCATCATATCAAGATATGATTGTGAGAGTCTACTCCAAAAAGCCCCACCTG GTGGAAGCTATTTCTGATGCATTTGAAAATTTCCAGTTAAAGACTTATGGAATAAAAGCACAGGTTCATGCAACACCTGAGAAGAAAAAACGCCGTGTATGA
- the LOC107011544 gene encoding formate dehydrogenase, mitochondrial — translation MAMRRVASTAARAIASPSSLVFTRELQASPGPKKIVGVFYKANEYAEMNPNFLGCAENALGIREWLESKGHQYIVTPDKEGPDCELEKHIPDLHVLISTPFHPAYVTAERIKKAKNLQLLLTAGIGSDHVDLKAAAAAGLTVAEVTGSNTVSVAEDELMRILILVRNFLPGHRQVINGEWNVAGIAHRAYDLEGKTVGTVGAGRIGRLLLQRLKPFNCNLLYHDRLKMDSELENQIGAKFEEDLDKMLSKCDIVVINTPLTEKTKGMFDKERIAKLKKGVLIVNNARGAIMDTQAVVDACNSGHIAGYSGDVWYPQPAPKDHPWRYMPNQAMTPHISGTTIDAQLRYAAGTKDMLDRYFKGEDFPAENYIVKDGELAPQYR, via the exons ATGGCGATGAGGCGTGTAGCTTCTACAGCAGCTCGTGCTATTGCTTCACCTTCATCCTTAGTTTTTACCAGAGAACTTCAG GCTTCCCCTGGCCCCAAAAAGATTGTGGGTGTTTTCTACAAAGCAAATGAATATGCTGAAATGAACCCCAACTTTTTGGGCTGTGCAGAAAATGCCTTGGGGATACGTGAATGGTTAGAGTCTAAAGGTCATCAGTACATAGTCACTCCTGACAAAGAAGGACCAGATTGTG AGCTTGAGAAACACATCCCTGATCTCCATGTGTTGATTTCGACCCCTTTTCATCCTGCCTATGTCACGGCTGAAAGGATCAAGAAGGCAAAAAATCTACAACTTCTGCTGACAGCTGGAATTGGATCAGATCATGTTGATCTGAaagctgctgctgctgctggaTTGACAGTAGCAGAGGTCACTGGAAGCAATACTGTCTCAGTTGCGGAAGATGAACTGATGCGAATCTTAATTCTTGTCCGAAATTTCTTACCTGGACATCGTCAGGTTATCAATGGGGAGTGGAATGTTGCTGGAATTGCGCACAGAGCTTATGATTTGGAAGGCAAGACTGTTGGAACTGTTGGTGCAGGACGTATTGGCAGACTTTTACTCCAAAGATTGAAGCCATTTAACTGTAATCTACTTTACCATGACCGTCTTAAGATGGATTCTGAGCTAGAGAATCAAATTGGAGCAAAGTTTGAGGAAGATCTCGATAAGATGCTTTCGAAATGTGACATAGTGGTCATCAATACGCCTCTTACAGAGAAAACAAA AGGAATGTTTGACAAGGAAAGAATTGCAAAGTTGAAGAAGGGAGTTCTAATTGTAAACAATGCTCGAGGAGCAATTATGGACACTCAAGCAGTTGTTGATGCTTGTAACAGCGGTCATATTGCAG GATACAGTGGAGATGTTTGGTACCCACAACCAGCTCCCAAGGACCATCCATGGCGCTACATGCCAAACCAAGCTATGACTCCTCACATTTCTGGGACTACCATTGATGCACAG TTGAGGTATGCAGCTGGAACAAAGGATATGTTGGACAGGTACTTCAAGGGTGAGGATTTCCCTGCTGAAAATTACATTGTCAAGGATGGGGAATTGGCACCTCAGTATCGCTAA
- the LOC107010759 gene encoding bidirectional sugar transporter SWEET6a, translated as MVMSTNDIRFIVGIIGNVLSFVLFASPMPTFRRIIKNKSVEEFHPYPYLASTMNCLMWIYYGMPFVHPHSILVVTINSVGLFMQLCYISIFFFYTGKRYRLQIVSILFGEIVGLAAAVAGTMLGLHTYASRTTVVGILATAFGICMYGSPLSIMYKVIKTKSAEFLPTTLSIACFLNGICWAIYALLKFDPYILTGNGVGALLALIQLALIVIYRNPPPKDEKPSKVELQNVV; from the exons ATGGTGATGAGTACGAATGATATTCGTTTTATCGTCGGCATTATCG GCAATGTCTTATCGTTCGTTCTCTTTGCTTCGCCAAT GCCAACATTTCGTCGAATCATCAAAAACAAATCAGTGGAGGAGTTCCACCCGTACCCATACCTTGCATCTACAATGAACTGTTTGATGTGGATTTACTACGGCATGCCTTTCGTTCATCCACACAGCATTCTTGTGGTCACCATCAACAGCGTTGGCCTCTTCATGCAGTTGTGCTatatttccatatttttcttctacacTGGCAAAAGATACCGG CTACAAATAGTTTCTATTTTGTTCGGTGAAATCGTGGGGCTGGCTGCCGCTGTAGCTGGAACCATGTTAGGCTTGCACACTTACGCAAGTAGAACCACGGTTGTGGGAATTCTCGCTACCGCCTTCGGAATTTGTATGTATGGATCCCCTCTATCAATCATG TACAAGGTGATCAAAACAAAGAGTGCTGAATTCTTGCCAACGACGCTTTCCATAGCATGCTTCCTCAATGGAATCTGCTGGGCCATCTATGCTCTCCTCAAGTTTGATCCCTACATCTTG ACTGGAAACGGAGTTGGAGCACTATTAGCTTTAATTCAGCTGGCATTGATCGTCATTTACCGCAACCCACCTCCCAAAGACGAGAAGCCCTCAAAAGTGGAGCTCCAAAACGTCGTCTGA
- the LOC107011748 gene encoding photosystem I assembly factor PSA3, chloroplastic encodes MVVVSSLHSPSSSSSIYCNSISPSLRYFRRFYTFPSSRNNSNSNGGAVLLVKAYMDETTNPISSFANKVIGSLPVFGLIARIVNEEGGVGGDFIDFAEFRRRVGNKCSINDSRAFYEFRDRRGKTGDPLYVLLCCWLAAVGAGLLKSEEILEGVARLSLANDIEFEEQNFIAMMNEAREKRSKLGAPAPTIPMEFRAEKALEAIHVCCYGRDLIEEEDEKLLSTMLNAVFPTVGRQKVEIIVKEKAKRMADGTEEIKYEPKQLSKEAVQMQMKDLEFLKQNSLNQ; translated from the exons ATGGTGGTTGTCTCCTCTCTCCActctccttcttcttcctcctccatCTACTGTAACTCAATCTCTCCCTCTCTTCGTTACTTTCGACGTTTCTATACATTTCCATCCAGTAGGAATAATTCCAACTCCAATGGCGGTGCGGTCTTGCTCGTCAAGGCTTATATGGATGAGACCACAAATCCAATTTCTAGTTTCGCTAATAAGGTCATCGGTTCACTGCCTGTTTTTGGTCTCATAGCCAGAATTGTTAATGAGGAAGGTGGTGTTGGAGGCGATTTTATTGATTTTGCTGAGTTCAGGAGGCGAGTCGGTAACAAGTGCTCCATTAACGATTCAAGAGCTTTTTATGAATTTCGGGATCGACGTGGCAAG ACAGGGGATCCTCTGTATGTGCTACTGTGTTGTTGGTTAGCTGCAGTAGGAGCTGGTTTACTCAAATCTGAGGAAATTTTGGAAGGGGTAGCAAGGCTTAGTTTAGCAAATGATATTGAATTTGAAGAACAAAACTTCATCGCAATGATGAATGAAGCAAGGGAG AAGCGATCAAAGTTGGGAGCTCCAGCACCTACAATCCCCATGGAATTTCGTGCTGAGAAAGCTCTTGAAGCTATACATGTGTGTTGCTATGGAAGGGATctgattgaagaagaagatgaaaaactGCTAAGTACCATGCTTAATGCTGTCTTTCCTACAGTCGGGCGGCAAAAGGTAGAAATCATTGTCAAAGAGAAGGCAAAGAGAATGGCAGATGGAACTGAAGAAATCAAATATGAGCCCAAGCAATTATCAAAAGAAGCAGTTCAGATGCAAATGAAAGACCTTGAATTTCTTAAGCAAAACAGTTTGAATCAGTGA
- the LOC107008879 gene encoding CASP-like protein 4A3 has product MELNHTKQTLQTAMENEQQHLSLSDSDSTDSEPEKAITFSSPARFHSGSDSDHSTKFQTDKATNPSTVNGDSTKAQSQPRSSISSDSDDFSKCGEHKVSKIDSTTATVNRDSTATKVSSPPVESPTRSSISSDQISLPHESLNMEDTKPSAAPTGSPPEKPPIPEAVVKKFIKEEPLALVKADLFVGDGTASIKEGEDSGNRRQRGRPQLSILRKVRRDAMVKKAGLGFRIFGFLSCLVSFSVMAADRNKGWALDSFERYKEFRYCMSVNVIGFVYSAAQAFDLAYQSATGKNIVQHHLRYMFDFALDQVVTYLLISASSSAATRIDDWQSNWGKDKFPDMASASVALSFLSFAALAFSSLISGYVLCNSRST; this is encoded by the exons ATGGAATTGAATCATACCAAGCAGACTCTGCAAACGGCTATGGAGAATGAACAGCAGCATCTCTCCCTCTCTGATTCAGATTCTACTGATTCTGAACCTGAGAAAGCTATTACTTTCTCCTCCCCAGCTCGTTTTCATAGCGGCTCCGATTCTGATCATTCCACTAAGTTCCAAACAGATAAAGCTACTAATCCCTCTACCGTCAATGGCGATTCTACTAAGGCGCAATCTCAGCCGAGGTCATCAATTTCCTCCGATTCAGATGATTTTAGTAAGTGTGGAGAACATAAAGTTAGTAAGATTGATTCTACTACTGCTACTGTTAATAGAGATTCTACAGCTACTAAAGTATCTTCACCGCCGGTGGAATCTCCGACGAGGTCGTCAATTTCCTCTGATCAAATTTCTCTTCCTCATGAGTCCTTAAATATGGAGGATACTAAGCCTTCTGCAGCTCCGACGGGGAGTCCGCCGGAAAAACCTCCGATACCGGAAGCGGTGGTGAAGAAGTTTATCAAGGAGGAGCCACTGGCTTTGGTGAAAGCGGATCTGTTTGTCGGAGATGGTACAGCTAGTATTAAGGAAGGTGAAGACAGCGGCAACCGTCGGCAGAGAGGAAGGCCACAGTTGTCGATTTTAAGAAAAGTGAGGAGGGATGCGATGGTAAAGAAAGCgggtttaggttttaggatttttgggtttttgTCTTGTTTGGTTTCATTTTCTGTTATGGCAGCTGATAGGAATAAGGGTTGGGCTCTGGATTCTTTTGAACGTTACAAGGAGTTCAG GTACTGTATGTCAGTGAATGTCATTGGATTTGTGTATTCAGCAGCTCAGGCATTCGATTTAGCCTACCAATCTGCCACCGGCAAGAACATCGTGCAACATCATTTGCGCTACATGTTTGATTTTGCCCTTGATCAG GTGGTAACATATCTTCTGATATCAGCATCATCTTCTGCTGCCACTCGCATTGATGATTGGCAGTCCAATTGGGGCAAGGACAAATTTCCTGATATGGCAAGCGCCTCTGTAGCATTGTCCTTCCTTTCATTTGCGGCTTTGGCCTTCAGCTCACTCATATCTGGCTATGTACTATGCAATT
- the LOC107010962 gene encoding peptidyl-prolyl cis-trans isomerase CYP38, chloroplastic yields the protein MAASVSCHYFSSPLTTSTKSIKPKLNYSHFAPALSKGSIRHFVPLCSSQSSLPSESECQDKEKDWFLSLKKCAAAVALSVSLISGLPGSQWLGPAHASTPALPDVSVLISGPPIKDPGALLRYALPIDNKAIREVQKPLEDITDSLKIAGVKALDSVERNTRQASRALKEGRTLIISGVAKSKTDHAIELLNKLEAGLGELQQIVEDRTRDAVAPKQKELLNYVGGVEEDMVDGFPYEVPEEYQNMPLLKGRATLDMKVKVKDNPNLEECIFRIVLDGYNAPVTAGNFIDLVERHFYDGMDIQRADGFVVQTGDPEGPAEGFIDPSTEKTRTVPLEIMVVGEKAPFYGETLEDLGLYKAQTRLPFNAFGTMAMAREEFENNSASSQVFWLLKESELTPSNANILDGRYAVFGYVTENEDFLADLKVGDVIESIQIVSGLDNLVNPSYKIAG from the exons ATGGCAGCATCTGTTTCCTGCCACTATTTTTCTTCCCCATTAACAACTTCCACCAAATCCATCAAGCCTAAGCTCAATTACAGCCATTTCGCACCTGCTCTTAGTAAAGGATCGATCCGCCATTTTGTTCCACTATGTTCTTCACAAAGCTCGCTTCCTTCTGAATCTGAATGCCAAGACAAAGAG AAAGATTGGTTTTTGTCATTGAAGAAATGTGCAGCTGCAGTTGCATTGTCAGTTAGTTTGATTAGTGGACTACCTGGATCGCAATGGTTGGGTCCTGCTCATGCGAGCACCCCAGCATTGCCAGATGTCTCTGTATTGATCTCAGGGCCACCGATTAAGGATCCAGGGGCGTTATTGAGGTATGCATTGCCTATAGACAACAAGGCGATAAGAGAAGTCCAAAAACCCCTTGAAGATATTACTGATAGTCTCAAGATTGCTGGTGTCAAGGCGCTTGACTCTGTTGAAAGA AATACAAGACAAGCATCTCGAGCTCTTAAGGAAGGGAGGACCTTGATTATTTCAGGAGTAGCTAAGTCAAAGACTGACCACGCTATTGAATTGCTAAACAAACTAGAAGCTGGGTTAGGTGAGCTTCAACAAATTGTTGAAGACAGGACTCGAGATGCTGTTGCACCTAAACAGAAGGAATTGCTTAACTATGTTGGAGG TGTTGAAGAGGATATGGTGGATGGATTCCCATATGAAGTACCTgaagaatatcaaaatatgcCTTTACTGAAGGGAAGAGCAACTTTGGATATGAAGGTTAAAGTCAAAGACAATCCCAACCTGGAGGAATGCATATTTCGTATTGTTCTAGATGGATATAATGCTCCAGTTACTGCCGGAAATTTTATTGACTTGGTCGAGAGGCATTTCTATGATGGCATGGATATTCAAAGAG CGGATGGATTTGTGGTCCAAACAGGAGATCCTGAAGGTCCAGCTGAAGGTTTTATTGACCCCAGTACAGAGAAAACCCGGACAGTACCTCTAGAGATTATGGTGGTTGGTGAAAAAGCACCATTCTACGGAGAAACTTTAGAA GATCTTGGTCTATACAAGGCTCAAACAAGACTACCTTTCAATGCTTTTGGAACAATGGCCATGGCTAGAGAA GAATTTGAGAATAACTCTGCCTCAAGTCAGGTGTTTTGGTTGTTGAAAGAAAGTGAACTGACTCCTAGCAACGCCAATATATTGGATGGTCGATATGCTGTGTTCGGTTATGTGACAGAAAATGAGGACTTTTTGGCAGATCTGAAGGTGGGAGATGTGATAGAATCAATACAAATTGTATCTGGCCTCGATAATCTTGTGAATCCAAGCTACAAGATTGCTGGTTAG
- the LOC107008797 gene encoding protein farnesyltransferase subunit beta, translating into MESRKVTKTLEDQWVVERRVREIYDYFYSISPNSPSDLIEIERDKHFGYLSQGLRKLGPSFSVLDASRPWLCYWILHSIALLGESIGGKLENDAIDFLTRCQDKDGGYGGGPGQMPHLATTYAAVNSLITLGKPEALSSINREKLYTFLLRMKDASGGFRMHDGGEVDVRACYTAISVANILNIVDDELIHGVGNYILSCQTYEGGIAGEPGSEAHGGYTFCGLAAMILINEVNRLDLPGLIDWVVFRQGVEGGFQGRTNKLVDGCYSFWQGAVVFLIQRLNLVVHEQLGLSNDLSTESADDSSESELSDEEEHLEGTSSHVQDTFPLGQEGAGQENASHSPKIADTGYEFIDRPIAMRPLFDSMYLQQYVLLCSQIEVGGFRDKPGKGRDYYHTCYCLSGLSIAQYSWTDEADSPPLPRDVFGPYSKCLLEQVHPLFNVVLDRYYEAREYFSGL; encoded by the exons ATGGAGTCGAGGAAAGTGACGAAGACGCTGGAAGATCAATGGGTGGTGGAGCGTCGAGTCCGAGAGATATACGATTATTTCTACAGCATTTCCCCCAACTCCCCGTCCGACCT CATAGAGATCGAACGTGACAAACACTTCGGTTATCTTAGCCAAGGTCTCAGAAAACTTGGTCCGTCGTTTTCCGTTTTGGATGCCAG tcgACCATGGCTTTGCTACTGGATACTTCATTCAATCGCTTTGTTGGGAGAATCTATTGGTGGcaaactggaaaatgatgcaattgactttcTGACCCGTTGCCAG GATAAAGATGGTGGCTATGGAGGTGGACCTGGTCAG ATGCCTCATCTTGCAACTACTTATGCTGCAGTCAATTCACTTATAACTTTGGGCAAACCTGAAGCTCTGTCATCAATTAATAG AGAAAAGTTGTACACATTTTTGCTGCGAATGAAAGACGCAAGTGGTGGATTCAG GATGCACGATGGTGGAGAAGTAGATGTTCGTGCCTGTTATACTGCCATTTCT GTTGCAAATATATTAAACATTGTGGATGACGAGCTGATTCATGGTGTTGGAAATTACATCCTAAG TTGTCAGACTTATGAAGGTGGAATTGCTGGCGAACCAGGTTCTGAAGCTCATGGTGG GTATACTTTCTGTGGGTTGGCTGCAATGATTCTGATCAACGAAGTGAATCGATTGGACTTGCCAGGTTTAATT GATTGGGTGGTATTTAGACAAGGGGTCGAAGGTGGATTTCAAGGCAGGACAAATAAATTAGTCGATGGCTGCTATTCCTTTTGGCAG GGCGCGGTAGTGTTTCTTATACAAAGACTAAATTTGGTAGTCCATGAACAACTAGGGCTGTCAAATGACCTCAGTACAGAAAGTGCTGATGATTCTTCAGAGTCAGAGTTATCTGATGAAGAAGAGCATTTGGAAGGGACATCCTCCCATGTTCAGGATACTTTCCCTCTTGGACAAGAAG GTGCTGGTCAAGAAAATGCTTCTCATAGCCCAAAAATAGCAGATACTGGATATGAGTTTATCGACCGACCCATAGCTATGAGGCCTCTCTTTGACAGCATGTATCTGCAGCAATATGTGCTTCTTTGCTCCCAG ATTGAAGTAGGTGGTTTCAGAGACAAACCTGGGAAGGGTAGAGACTACTACCATACGTGTTACTGTTTAAGTGGTCTTTCAATTGCTCAGTATAGCTGGACCGACGAAGCTGATTCTCCACCATTACCCAGGGATGTATTTGGTCCTTATTCCAAATGTCTGTTGGAACAGGTTCACCCACTCTTCAACGTAGTGTTGGATCGGTATTATGAAGCTCGCGAATACTTCTCAGGCTTGTGA